DNA from Fibrobacter sp. UWB15:
TTCGGCTTCAAGCACGTCGACCAGGCGGGTAAAGCGCTGAATTTGAATTTCGGTCTTCGGGTTCCCCGGCATGTCGGCGGTGGCCAGGTGAGTGAACATGCCTTCGAAGTGCAAGTTTTTGAGACTGAGGGCTGCGCGGATGTTGTTAAAGTCTTCGGCGTCAAAACCGTAGCGGTTCATGCCGGTATCGATGGCCAAGTGGGCCTTGCAGGTGGTTCCCGTGTCGCGGAGGAACTGATCGAACGCCATGGCGGTGCGGATGTCGGTAATGGCTGCGGTCAGCTGGAATTCTACGAAGTAGGCGAAATCAGCCGGAGTGCAGGGGCCAAGCACCAGAATCGGCAAGTCCATGCCGTACTGGCGAAGCAACATGCCTTCGCTAATGTGGGCAACGCCCAGGTAGTCGGCACCGCCGAATTTGGCGGCAAAAGAGCAGGCGAGGCTTCCGTGACCGTAAGAGTCCGCCTTGACGGGCAAAAGAATCTTCGTGTTGGCCGGAATCTGGCTTCTGATAAATTGAATGTTGTTGCAGAGTGCGTCTAAGTTGATTTCAATCCAGTTCGGGCGCGCTATCTTATTTAAATCGGGAGGAGTCGCTAAAAGTTTCATGATGTGTGAAATATAGGTAAGTCCTTTTGCCTTGGTTACATGTTTGTAAGAAAATTGTCCTTTTTTGGGGTGTTCTTATTCCATAGTGGAATAAATCAAGTTGAAAGGTTTTTTGTAAATCAGGCTGGCAGCAGCCTAAGCTTCAATTCGCGCTCAATCTCAGTAATGGCGCGGAGTCTGTTATTTTGTATGAGTTTACAATTTTGCAGATGAAAATTTGTTTACCGTTTGCGATGAAACCTTTCTTTTTTTTGTTTGTAGTTTTCATTTTGAAGAAAGAAATATCTTGTTCTAATTCCGAGTAAAGGAACGGATATAGAATGAAATACAGATAAATTAATTCCTTTATTCTGTCGTTTTGTTTCCCTGACATATTTGACTTTGTGTAATGGGCTTGCCTTTTAAAGTCCCGTTCCGGAGTCTGTTCCAAAGGCAAGAATAATGCCCTGTCAAAAGGGTAGTGTCCCTGCCTATACCCTAAAACATCCATCAAAACCCTGTTAAAGGGAGGATAAAATCATGACAGCAGTAATCCAAACACCGGATTCGTTCATCGCGTCCCTGTTGCCGGATTCCGACAAAAAGATGGTGCGCATTGCAGGCGTATCGCTTCTTGTCGCGATTCTTCTGTGCTTCTGGGCAACGACGTACGAGGTGCTGATTGACGATTCCATTTTTGTGGATCCGCCAACCACCGAAATCACAGCAACCATGAACATCATCGACAAAAAGGAGGAAAAAAAGCCCGACAAGAAACCAGAACGAAAACCGAAAGATATCCAAAGTAAAAGGCCTGGCACTGGCGGGAAACCCGTAGGGCGTGGTAATCCTCGAGCCCCGCTCAATCGTGGCGTGATTCATGCGCTAGAGGCACAGACTGCAAATGCTTCGGCTGCCGCTTACGATTTGATCAGGCAAAGTTTTGCCAAGGATATCGACAAGGTTCTCAAGAATACGAATGGCTTGCAGGTCACGGGTAAAACAAAGATTGGTGAAGTCCGTGGAAAAATTTCAGACGGATTTAACCAAGGCATGTTTGCCGGTGGCAGCGGCGGTATCGGCGACGATATCTCGAACCTGGTCAGTGGCTCTGCTGGAGCTATATCGACCAAGGCTATGGGAAATATAAAGGCTCCCAAGGAAACGGATATCGAGTGGGGCTCCGGCCCGTCATCCCGTTCCGCTGCAGATATCATGAAGGTTGTCCGTCAGCGTACTCCTGGACTTCGGCATGTCTACAATAAATACCTCAAAAAGAAGCCGGGGTTCCAAGGAAAGGTAACGCTCAAGTTCACGATTGCTCCGGGTGGCGAAATCATCAGTATGTCGCTGGTGTCGTCCACGACGGATTACAGCGAATTCGACAATGAAATCAAGAAATCAGTCGGTCGCTGGACATTCAGCAAGGTGAAATCGGGCAATACCACGGTGACCATACCCTTCACGTTCTCGGAATAGAATCTACTTGGTTGGGCTTTGCCCAACCTCGTTCTTTTTGACCGTTATATTTATTATATTTTACATGAAAACAGGAGTATAGAAATGACAGATCCTCGCGTTACAAAGCTAGCTGAAAATTTGATTAACAATGCCATTGCACTTAAGCAGGGCGAAAACATCCTTATCGAAACGACCGACACTCCTGACGAAGTCTCGACAGAACTCGTGAAGGCTGTTGCCAAGGTGGGCGGAAACGCTTTCGTGCATAATTACCGCGGCCGTGTCCGTCGCGAAATGATCAAGTCGGCGACCATCGAACAGATGCAGCTTCAGGCAGACCTCGCTATGGCCGAAATGCAGAAGATGCAGGCCTACATCGCCATTCGCGGCGCCGATAACGCTCTCGAAAATTGCGATATCGATGGCCGCCAGATGCTCAACTACCGCAAGATCAACGAAGACGTGCTTAACTACCGCGTGAATAAGACGCGTTGGTGCGTGCTCCGCTGGCCGAACCCCTCGATGGCGCAAGGTGCCAAGATGAGTTCCGAGGCGTTCGAAGACTTCTACTTCGAAGCCTGCCTTGCCGACTATCCGAAGATGGCCAAGGCCGCCCAGAATCTCGTGGACCTCATGAACCGTACCGACAAGGTGCGCCTTGTGGCAAACGGAACCGATTTGACCTTCAGCATCAAGGACATTCCTGCGATTCCGTGCTGCGGCAACATGAACATCCCCGACGGCGAAGTCTATACCGCCCCGGTGCGTAACAGCGTGAACGGCGTGATTCACTACAATACGCCGACGCTTTACGATGGCAAGTATTTCAGCAATATTCGCCTCGAATTCAAGGACGGCAAGATTGTAAACGCCACTTGCGAATCCGGTGACAACGTGGCCCTGAACGCGCTCTTCGATACCGACGAAGGCGGCCGCTATGTGGGCGAGTTCGCTATCGGCTTCAACCCGTTTGTGAATGCTCCCATGTGCGATATCCTCTTCGACGAAAAGATTGCTGGCTCCATCCACTTTACGCCGGGCCGCTGCTACGAAGAAGCCCCGAACGGCAACATCAGCGCTATCCACTGGGATCTGGTGCTCATCATGCGTCCGGAATACGGTGGCGGCGAAATCTGGTTCGATGACAAGCTCATCCGCAAGGACGGCCTGTTCGTTATAGATGAACTCAAGTGCCTGAACCCGGACCAACTGGGAAAATAGATTTTCATAAGAAGGAGGAAATATGTTGAAAAAACTCTCCATTTTTTTGGGGGCCTTGCTGGCTGTACCATGCTTGGCTACAAATGGTAAAATGGCTGGTGCGGGAACCGCCGAAAGTCCATGGCAGGTCGCCGATTACGAAGACCTTAAGGCTGTAGGTATTGGTGACTACAGCATGAACGGTCATTATGTGTTGACTGCCGATATCGATGCGTCTGCTTCCCGGAACGAGACGAGTGCAGTCGATTCTACTGCCGGATTCCAGCCGATAGGCATAGCGTACTATGGAACAGAGCAGTCTTATTTTGGCGGCGTATTTGACGGCGCGGATCATACCATATCGAATCTTTATTCGATGTCGACGGATACTCGTTCAACGGCCATGTTTATGGCTGTAGGCCCTAATGGTGTTGTCAAGAATCTGAAAATGTCCGATTGCTTTATTTCGGTAAAGTTTGTCTGGGCAGCTGGCTCTGTGGCCGTAATGAATTTTGGCTTGATTGAAAATGTTGAGCTCAAGCGTGATACGGTGCGCGCCCCGGTTAGTACGGGTGGTGTTGTGGGTATTAATGAAAACGGCATCATTCAAGATGTAGACTTTAGTGGCGTCGTTTATGGCATTAATGATCGTGTAAGTGTCGGCGGTATTGTCGGTAGCAATACCGGAACAAAATCGGTTATTCGTAACGTGAAAGTCGATGCCGACATGCGGTCTACTTATTACGGACAAAAACTTGGTTTAGTTGCCGGTGACAATGAAGGCCTAATTGTTTCTGCTGAAATCAATGGAATTCTTGAACATGGAAACCGTTATCTGGGCGGTGTGACCGGATATAATACGGGAACGATTGATTCGTGTGTTTCTCATGGTTCAATTTATTCGATGAATGACAATTCGGCTGGCCTGGTTGGGTATAATAGCGGAACCATCAAGAATTCCAGTGTCGATGCCGATACTGTTTTTGGTGAATACCGTGGTGCGGCTGGTTTTGTTGGAACGAACGATACGACTGGGGTCATCGAAAACGGCTTTGCCAAGACGAATGTTCATTCCGATAGTTCTAGCGGTTTCGTTGTTCACAATGCTGGTATCATCAAGAATTCCCGTATGGAAGGCACGGTTTCTGCCGATTCATTCCCTGGGAGACTTGTGTCTGGTTTCGCTTTGAACAACGTCGGCACTATATTGAATTCGTATTCGAAAGCAAATGTTGATGCGTTCAACAATTTGGCAGGATTTGTATTCCGCAATAGCGGCAAAATCGATAGTTGCTATGCGACGGGCCATGTGAATAACGGTAATAAGGGATCCGGTGATACTTATGGTGGCTTTGTCGGTCAAAATGACTCTACCGGTATTATTTCGAATAGTTTCGCAAGCGGGGAAGTCGTTGGTGGCATGCATGCTGGCGGCTTTGTGGGAGTAAATAAAGGAAAAATTCTCAATTGCTATGCGACGGGTGATGTGCATTCGTATTCTGTTTTTGGCGGCTTTGTCGGCGTGAACAAGGGCAATATCTACTATTGCTATGCGACTGGATCTCTTGAAAAAATCACAGGTTATGATGTGTCGTATACGGCGGGCGGCTTTGTCGGTTCCAATGAAGGTCAAATCAATAATGCCTACGCTACGGGAAATGTCACCAGTGAATACACAGGCGCTGGTTTCGTTTCGAGTAACAGTGGAACCATTTTGAATGCCTATGCTACGGGAAAGGTTTCTGGTAAGGTTGAACCTGCTGGATTTGTCGGTACGAATAGAAAGAATATTGAAAACGTATTCTTTGCTGGAAAGACTGTTGCAAGCGGCGCTGAACTTTATGGTGCCGGCTGCTTTGTGGCAGGAAACGACGGATCTGTAAAAAATGCCCTTTACAATAAGGATGGCTGCGGGTTTGGAACGGATTCAACGGTAGACGGCGTTGCGTTTACTGAAATGAAGAATGCGTCTCTATACAAGAACTGGACTGATTTCGACAAGTATTGGACTTTGAACGATACGCTCTCCTTCCCGCACCTTGTGTTTACGACAGGAGTGCTTCCCGAAATTATCGAAGATGGTCCTCCGATTGAAATTGCGAAGCCGAACGTGGTAGCCGTGAAGGGCGCTAATGGCCTTAAACTATATGGAAACCGCCGAAACCTGCAAGCTATGGTAACGCTTTCCCGTTCGGGAATGACGAACGTCAAGGTGTATAATTTGAAGGGGGTGTTGCAGAAGGTTGTTTCGCTTGGCAAAATGAGCGAAGGCGTGCATCAAGTGAATTTGAGTGGTGCCGTAGATGCTCGAGGCGTTGCGTTGATTGTTCTGGAACAGAACGGCAAGGCTCTGTCGAGGACGCT
Protein-coding regions in this window:
- a CDS encoding AgmX/PglI C-terminal domain-containing protein, encoding MTAVIQTPDSFIASLLPDSDKKMVRIAGVSLLVAILLCFWATTYEVLIDDSIFVDPPTTEITATMNIIDKKEEKKPDKKPERKPKDIQSKRPGTGGKPVGRGNPRAPLNRGVIHALEAQTANASAAAYDLIRQSFAKDIDKVLKNTNGLQVTGKTKIGEVRGKISDGFNQGMFAGGSGGIGDDISNLVSGSAGAISTKAMGNIKAPKETDIEWGSGPSSRSAADIMKVVRQRTPGLRHVYNKYLKKKPGFQGKVTLKFTIAPGGEIISMSLVSSTTDYSEFDNEIKKSVGRWTFSKVKSGNTTVTIPFTFSE
- a CDS encoding aminopeptidase, whose protein sequence is MTDPRVTKLAENLINNAIALKQGENILIETTDTPDEVSTELVKAVAKVGGNAFVHNYRGRVRREMIKSATIEQMQLQADLAMAEMQKMQAYIAIRGADNALENCDIDGRQMLNYRKINEDVLNYRVNKTRWCVLRWPNPSMAQGAKMSSEAFEDFYFEACLADYPKMAKAAQNLVDLMNRTDKVRLVANGTDLTFSIKDIPAIPCCGNMNIPDGEVYTAPVRNSVNGVIHYNTPTLYDGKYFSNIRLEFKDGKIVNATCESGDNVALNALFDTDEGGRYVGEFAIGFNPFVNAPMCDILFDEKIAGSIHFTPGRCYEEAPNGNISAIHWDLVLIMRPEYGGGEIWFDDKLIRKDGLFVIDELKCLNPDQLGK
- a CDS encoding GLUG motif-containing protein, with translation MLKKLSIFLGALLAVPCLATNGKMAGAGTAESPWQVADYEDLKAVGIGDYSMNGHYVLTADIDASASRNETSAVDSTAGFQPIGIAYYGTEQSYFGGVFDGADHTISNLYSMSTDTRSTAMFMAVGPNGVVKNLKMSDCFISVKFVWAAGSVAVMNFGLIENVELKRDTVRAPVSTGGVVGINENGIIQDVDFSGVVYGINDRVSVGGIVGSNTGTKSVIRNVKVDADMRSTYYGQKLGLVAGDNEGLIVSAEINGILEHGNRYLGGVTGYNTGTIDSCVSHGSIYSMNDNSAGLVGYNSGTIKNSSVDADTVFGEYRGAAGFVGTNDTTGVIENGFAKTNVHSDSSSGFVVHNAGIIKNSRMEGTVSADSFPGRLVSGFALNNVGTILNSYSKANVDAFNNLAGFVFRNSGKIDSCYATGHVNNGNKGSGDTYGGFVGQNDSTGIISNSFASGEVVGGMHAGGFVGVNKGKILNCYATGDVHSYSVFGGFVGVNKGNIYYCYATGSLEKITGYDVSYTAGGFVGSNEGQINNAYATGNVTSEYTGAGFVSSNSGTILNAYATGKVSGKVEPAGFVGTNRKNIENVFFAGKTVASGAELYGAGCFVAGNDGSVKNALYNKDGCGFGTDSTVDGVAFTEMKNASLYKNWTDFDKYWTLNDTLSFPHLVFTTGVLPEIIEDGPPIEIAKPNVVAVKGANGLKLYGNRRNLQAMVTLSRSGMTNVKVYNLKGVLQKVVSLGKMSEGVHQVNLSGAVDARGVALIVLEQNGKALSRTLLR